The Triticum dicoccoides isolate Atlit2015 ecotype Zavitan chromosome 6A, WEW_v2.0, whole genome shotgun sequence genome has a window encoding:
- the LOC119319344 gene encoding UPF0481 protein At3g47200-like isoform X1: MASRRRVEESVWVADVDAALSGHDPSTESSQWQWHCIYRVPACIKHLNLKAYQPQVVSLGPFHHGEPHLLPMDVHKRRSLLHLLRRARKPLSEFVVAVAGVAEQLEGAYQGLADDWRGALGCEEERRERFLEMMVTDGCFLLEVMRTASGFEVNDYAPNDPVFSNHGLLYTVPYIRRDMIMIENQLPLLVLHKLLAVETGKDEQNEELINRMVQRFLTPAAWPPATGVGLALHPLDILRRSLLYGPTQTAPPAPPDYAVPDDIIRSAEELYEAGVRFKRSRTSSLLDISFHRGVLRLPAIVVDDTTEYMLLNLMAFERLHAGAGNEVTAYVFFMDNMIDTAADVALLTCRRIVHNTVGSDKAVAKLFSGMSRDVVLEPQSALDDVHRQVNAYCRKRWNRWRANLVHTYFKSPWSFLSLAAAVFLLGMTIMQTVYTVLQFYQDATTS, encoded by the exons ATGGCCTCTCGCCGGAGGGTTGAGGAGAGCGTGTGGGTGGCGGACGTGGACGCGGCGCTGAGCGGCCATGACCCGTCAACGGAGTCGTCTCAGTGGCAGTGGCACTGCATCTACCGCGTGCCAGCGTGCATCAAGCACCTGAATCTCAAGGCCTACCAGCCGCAGGTGGTGTCCCTGGGCCCTTTCCACCACGGCGAGCCGCACCTGCTGCCCATGGACGTGCACAAGCGCCGGTCGCTCCTCCACTTGCTCCGGCGCGCGCGCAAGCCACTGTCGGAGTTCGTGGTGGCCGTGGCCGGCGTGGCGGAGCAGCTGGAGGGCGCGTACCAGGGCCTCGCCGACGACTGGCGCGGCGCCCTCGGCtgcgaggaggagaggagggagaggtTCCTCGAGATGATGGTCACCGACGGGTGCTTCCTGCTGGAGGTGATGAGGACGGCGTCCGGTTTCGAGGTGAACGACTACGCGCCCAACGACCCCGTCTTCAGCAACCACGGCCTGCTCTACACCGTGCCCTACATCCGCCGCGACATGATCATGATCGAGAACCAGCTGCCGCTCCTCGTCCTCCACAAGCTCCTCGCCGTCGAGACCGGCAAAGATGAG CAGAACGAGGAGTTGATCAACCGGATGGTGCAGAGGTTTCTAACCCCGGCTGCTTGGCCTCCGGCGACCGGCGTCGGACTGGCGCTCCACCCGCTGGACATCCTCCGCCGGAGCCTGCTCTACGGCCCCACGCAGACGGCTCCCCCCGCGCCTCCGGATTACGCGGTCCCGGACGACATCATCCGGTCCGCCGAGGAGCTCTACGAGGCGGGCGTTCGGTTCAAGCGGAGCCGGACGAGCAGCCTCCTGGACATCAGCTTCCACCGCGGCGTGCTCCGCCTGCCGGCCATCGTGGTGGACGACACCACGGAGTACATGCTCCTGAACCTGATGGCGTTCGAGCGGCTGCACGCCGGCGCCGGCAACGAGGTGACCGCCTACGTCTTCTTCATGGACAACATGATCGACACGGCGGCGGACGTGGCGCTGCTGACCTGCAGGAGGATCGTCCACAACACGGTGGGCAGCGACAAGGCGGTGGCGAAGCTCTTCAGCGGGATGTCGAGGGACGTGGTGCTGGAGCCGCAGAGCGCGCTGGACGACGTGCACCGCCAGGTGAACGCCTACTGCCGGAAGAGGTGGAACCGCTGGCGCGCCAACCTGGTGCACACCTACTTCAAGAGCCCCTGGTCGTTCCTCTCCCTCGCCGCCGCTGTCTTCCTCCTCGGCATGACCATCATGCAGACCGTCTACACCGTGCTACAGTTCTACCAGGATGCCACCACCAGCTAG
- the LOC119319344 gene encoding UPF0481 protein At3g47200-like isoform X2: MASRRRVEESVWVADVDAALSGHDPSTESSQWQWHCIYRVPACIKHLNLKAYQPQVVSLGPFHHGEPHLLPMDVHKRRSLLHLLRRARKPLSEFVVAVAGVAEQLEGAYQGLADDWRGALGCEEERRERFLEMMVTDGCFLLEVMRTASGFEVNDYAPNDPVFSNHGLLYTVPYIRRDMIMIENQLPLLVLHKLLAVETGKDENEELINRMVQRFLTPAAWPPATGVGLALHPLDILRRSLLYGPTQTAPPAPPDYAVPDDIIRSAEELYEAGVRFKRSRTSSLLDISFHRGVLRLPAIVVDDTTEYMLLNLMAFERLHAGAGNEVTAYVFFMDNMIDTAADVALLTCRRIVHNTVGSDKAVAKLFSGMSRDVVLEPQSALDDVHRQVNAYCRKRWNRWRANLVHTYFKSPWSFLSLAAAVFLLGMTIMQTVYTVLQFYQDATTS; the protein is encoded by the exons ATGGCCTCTCGCCGGAGGGTTGAGGAGAGCGTGTGGGTGGCGGACGTGGACGCGGCGCTGAGCGGCCATGACCCGTCAACGGAGTCGTCTCAGTGGCAGTGGCACTGCATCTACCGCGTGCCAGCGTGCATCAAGCACCTGAATCTCAAGGCCTACCAGCCGCAGGTGGTGTCCCTGGGCCCTTTCCACCACGGCGAGCCGCACCTGCTGCCCATGGACGTGCACAAGCGCCGGTCGCTCCTCCACTTGCTCCGGCGCGCGCGCAAGCCACTGTCGGAGTTCGTGGTGGCCGTGGCCGGCGTGGCGGAGCAGCTGGAGGGCGCGTACCAGGGCCTCGCCGACGACTGGCGCGGCGCCCTCGGCtgcgaggaggagaggagggagaggtTCCTCGAGATGATGGTCACCGACGGGTGCTTCCTGCTGGAGGTGATGAGGACGGCGTCCGGTTTCGAGGTGAACGACTACGCGCCCAACGACCCCGTCTTCAGCAACCACGGCCTGCTCTACACCGTGCCCTACATCCGCCGCGACATGATCATGATCGAGAACCAGCTGCCGCTCCTCGTCCTCCACAAGCTCCTCGCCGTCGAGACCGGCAAAGATGAG AACGAGGAGTTGATCAACCGGATGGTGCAGAGGTTTCTAACCCCGGCTGCTTGGCCTCCGGCGACCGGCGTCGGACTGGCGCTCCACCCGCTGGACATCCTCCGCCGGAGCCTGCTCTACGGCCCCACGCAGACGGCTCCCCCCGCGCCTCCGGATTACGCGGTCCCGGACGACATCATCCGGTCCGCCGAGGAGCTCTACGAGGCGGGCGTTCGGTTCAAGCGGAGCCGGACGAGCAGCCTCCTGGACATCAGCTTCCACCGCGGCGTGCTCCGCCTGCCGGCCATCGTGGTGGACGACACCACGGAGTACATGCTCCTGAACCTGATGGCGTTCGAGCGGCTGCACGCCGGCGCCGGCAACGAGGTGACCGCCTACGTCTTCTTCATGGACAACATGATCGACACGGCGGCGGACGTGGCGCTGCTGACCTGCAGGAGGATCGTCCACAACACGGTGGGCAGCGACAAGGCGGTGGCGAAGCTCTTCAGCGGGATGTCGAGGGACGTGGTGCTGGAGCCGCAGAGCGCGCTGGACGACGTGCACCGCCAGGTGAACGCCTACTGCCGGAAGAGGTGGAACCGCTGGCGCGCCAACCTGGTGCACACCTACTTCAAGAGCCCCTGGTCGTTCCTCTCCCTCGCCGCCGCTGTCTTCCTCCTCGGCATGACCATCATGCAGACCGTCTACACCGTGCTACAGTTCTACCAGGATGCCACCACCAGCTAG
- the LOC119317282 gene encoding aldehyde dehydrogenase family 3 member F1-like, translating to MEEKPAIGLGSLVSSLRVVYKSGRTKDLSWRRSQLKGLIRLLTEKEEVIFDALHDDLGKHRTESFRDEVGVLVKSIKHTLQNLEKWAAPEKAPTPLVSFPATALVLPEPLGVVLIFSCWNLPIGLALEPLSGALAAGNAVVLKPSELAPSTAALLAANIPRYLDAEAVKVVLGAAEVGQELMEHRWDKVLFTGGARVGRIIMTKAAKHLTPVALELGSKCPCIVDWLDSKRDSQVAVNRIIGAKWSTCAGQACIAIDYILVEEQFAPILIELLKSTLERLITKPEDMARILNERQFNRLSGLLEDHKVSRSIVHGGDVDPKILSIEPTILLNPPLDSDVMTKEIFGPLLPIITVKKIEESIEFVSSRPKPLAIYAFTTSEALKQRIVRETSSGSVTFNDAIVQYGLESIPFGGVGQSGFGQYHGKYSFEMFSHKKAVFRRSFLVEFMFRYPPWSDDSKLGMLRHVFRYDYVSLFLALLGLRR from the exons ATGGAGGAGAAGCCGGCCATTGGCTTGGGGAGCCTGGTGAGCAGCCTGCGAGTGGTGTACAAGAGCGGCAGGACCAAGGACCTCTCATGGAGGCGGTCGCAGCTCAAGGGGCTCATCAGGCTCCtgacggagaaggaggaggtgatCTTCGACGCGCTCCACGACGACCTCGGCAAGCACCGGACTGAATCGTTCAGGGACGAG GTCGGGGTTCTCGTCAAGTCCATCAAGCACACGCTGCAAAACCTCGAGAAATGGGCGGCCCCTGAGAAG GCTCCTACGCCGCTGGTTTCCTTTCCGGCGACGGCGCTGGTGCTGCCGGAGCCGCTCGGGGTCGTGCTCATTTTCTCCTGCTGGAATCTTCCAATAG GCTTAGCTCTGGAGCCACTCTCCGGTGCCTTAGCGGCTGGCAACGCCGTGGTTTTGAAACCGTCCGAGCTCGCGCCGTCCACCGCAGCACTTCTCGCTGCCAACATACCGAGATACCTTGACGCCGAGGCTGTAAAGGTCGTCTTGGGTGCAGCGGAAGTTGGACAAGAGCTAATGGAGCACCGATGGGACAAAGTCCTCTTCACCG GGGGCGCCCGTGTAGGTCGCATTATCATGACAAAAGCTGCAAAGCACCTGACCCCAGTGGCACTTGAGCTTGGCTCGAAATGCCCGTGCATTGTCGATTGGCTGGACAGCAAAAGAGACAGTCAG GTTGCTGTAAATCGCATAATAGGCGCGAAATGGTCTACTTGCGCCGGTCAAGCTTGCATAGCCATCGATTACATACTTGTGGAGGAACAGTTTGCGCCGATTCTG ATTGAGCTGCTGAAATCAACACTCGAGAGACTCATCACGAAACCAGAGGACATGGCGCGCATTCTGAACGAGAGACAGTTCAATAGGTTGAGTGGCCTCCTGGAGGATCACAAGGTGAGCCGTTCCATTGTGCATGGTGGAGACGTGGACCCAAAGATCTT gaGCATCGAGCCCACCATCCTGCTGAATCCACCGCTCGACTCCGACGTCATGACAAAGGAGATTTTCGGCCCGCTCCTCCCGATCATCACT GTGAAGAAGATCGAGGAGAGCATCGAGTTCGTGAGCTCCAGGCCCAAGCCGCTCGCGATCTACGCCTTCACCACGAGCGAGGCGCTGAAGCAGCGGATCGTCAGGGAGACATCGTCCGGGAGCGTCACCTTCAACGACGCGATCGTGCAGTACGGGCTGGAGAGCATCCCGTTCGGCGGCGTCGGGCAGAGCGGGTTCGGGCAGTACCACGGCAAGTACTCCTTCGAGATGTTCAGCCACAAGAAGGCAGTGTTCAGGCGGAGCTTCCTGGTGGAGTTCATGTTCAGGTACCCGCCGTGGAGCGACGACAGCAAGCTCGGGATGCTGCGGCACGTCTTCCGCTATGACTACGTGTCGCTGTTCCTCGCGCTGCTCGGCCTGAGGAGGTGA